Proteins from a genomic interval of Lolium perenne isolate Kyuss_39 chromosome 1, Kyuss_2.0, whole genome shotgun sequence:
- the LOC127325762 gene encoding polycomb group protein EMF2B-like: MRGDKVGTETNGHSWTCSCVDQIIACFLRGDLTAWKSVKSILRLRTGNVLFNYKHCKKFLKSEVTEDFSCSFCLVQCGSFKGLEYHLTSSHELFHFEFWVSEDYQAVNVSLKIDTRRAELLTTAGDDRSKRVFLYRSRFKKRCRRLGTTIEKTKHVHPHIMEPGSPRKTVPVDKGISVVQTSIDSHPALHCNNQLTPAVPLFGKTTKLSIDRADPRNRLLLEHQFFHSLKAQVIAIMQHLAIFLYVIEHTMCMLVVN, encoded by the exons ATGAGAGGAGACAAGGTGGGGACAGAAACCAATGGACACTCCTGGACGTGTTCATGTGTTGATCAGATCATTGCGTGTTTTTTGCGTGGTGATTTGACGGCTTGGAAGAGTGTCAAATCGATACTTAG GTTAAGAACAGGGAATGTACTCTTTAACTACAAGCACTGCAAAAAGTTCCTAAAAAGTGAag TTACGGAAGATTTTTCTTGCTCATTTTGCTTGGTACAGTGTGGAAGCTTCAAG GGTCTGGAATATCATTTAACCTCATCACACGAGCTGTTCCACTTTGAATTCTGG GTATCTGAAGACTACCAAGCTGTTAATGTAAGTCTGAAGATTGATACCAGGCGAGCGGAG CTTCTAACTACTGCAGGAGATGACCGAAGCAAGAGAGTATTTCTCTACCG ATCAAGGTTTAAGAAGAGGTGTAGAAGATTAGGAACAACAATCGAGAAGACCAAGCATGTACATCCCCATATCATGGAACCAGGATCACCTCGAAAGACTGTTCCTGTGGACAAAG GGATTTCTGTGGTGCAAACATCAATTGATTCTCATCCAGCATTGCATTGTAACAATCAGTTAACACCAGCAGTTCCACTGTTTGGGAAGACAACGAAGCTATCCATTGATCGAGCTGACCCCAGAAA TCGTCTACTGCTGGAACACCAGTTCTTCCATTCTCTGAAGGCACAGGTGATTGCAATTATGCAACACTTAGCTATCTTTCTGTATGTGATTGAGCACACTATGTGTATGCTTGTTGTAAATTAG